A genomic segment from Pyruvatibacter sp. encodes:
- a CDS encoding putative DNA modification/repair radical SAM protein: MPHAVKPLRHRLAVLADAAKYDASCSSSGAGTRTSLKSGGIGSTEGMGICHAYAPDGRCISLLKILLTNACIYDCAYCINRVSSNVERAAFTPREVADLTMTFYRRNYIEGLFLSSGIIRSSDYTMELMLDAVRLLRTEHKFGGYIHIKTIPECAPELLTQAGRLADRMSINMELPTPEGLSRLAPEKDAGTIRRAMGSLRLQIDDASAARKDKTLRRAKPPRFAPGGQSTQMIVGADDADDATILSTSAGLYAGFGLRRVYYSGFSPIPAPSVVLPVKPPPLQREHRLYQADWLHRFYGFDMPEIVTATRGGMLDLEIDPKLAWALNNRGQFPVDVNRADKTMLLRIPGIGTTAVAAILKTRRHRTLRLGDLRKMTRALKRALPFLVAADWQPGKMLDATGLEPGLRKPKQLDMFAQ; the protein is encoded by the coding sequence ATGCCCCACGCCGTCAAACCGTTACGCCACCGCCTTGCCGTTCTGGCCGACGCGGCAAAGTACGACGCGTCCTGCTCATCCAGCGGCGCAGGCACCCGCACGTCGCTCAAATCCGGCGGCATCGGGTCAACAGAAGGCATGGGCATCTGCCATGCCTACGCGCCGGATGGTCGCTGCATCTCGTTGTTGAAAATACTGCTTACCAACGCCTGCATCTATGACTGCGCCTATTGCATCAACCGGGTATCGAGCAATGTAGAGCGCGCAGCCTTCACCCCGCGCGAAGTCGCGGATCTGACCATGACGTTCTACCGCCGCAACTACATTGAAGGTCTGTTCCTGTCGTCCGGCATCATACGGTCGTCGGACTACACCATGGAACTCATGCTCGACGCCGTTCGCCTGCTGCGAACCGAGCATAAGTTCGGCGGCTACATTCACATCAAGACCATTCCTGAATGTGCGCCCGAACTGCTGACACAGGCTGGCCGACTGGCGGATCGAATGTCCATCAACATGGAGTTGCCAACTCCCGAAGGCCTCAGCCGCCTGGCTCCTGAAAAAGACGCGGGCACCATACGCAGGGCCATGGGCAGCCTGCGGCTTCAGATTGACGACGCATCCGCCGCACGAAAGGACAAAACGCTTCGCCGCGCAAAGCCACCACGTTTTGCGCCCGGCGGTCAGTCCACTCAGATGATTGTCGGTGCTGATGACGCCGATGATGCCACAATCCTCAGTACCAGCGCCGGACTGTATGCGGGCTTCGGCCTGCGGCGGGTGTACTATTCAGGCTTCAGCCCGATCCCCGCCCCTTCGGTAGTCCTGCCGGTGAAACCCCCACCCCTGCAACGCGAGCACCGGCTTTATCAGGCGGATTGGCTGCATCGGTTTTACGGCTTTGACATGCCGGAGATTGTTACGGCTACCAGGGGCGGTATGCTCGACCTGGAAATTGACCCAAAGCTCGCCTGGGCGCTCAACAATCGCGGTCAGTTTCCGGTGGACGTCAACCGCGCCGACAAAACCATGTTGCTGCGTATTCCCGGCATCGGCACCACGGCGGTGGCCGCCATTCTCAAAACGCGCCGGCATCGCACCCTGCGTCTTGGCGACCTGCGCAAAATGACACGCGCCCTCAAACGTGCCTTGCCGTTTCTCGTGGCGGCAGACTGGCAGCCGGGCAAGATGCTGGATGCAACGGGCCTTGAGCCCGGACTGCGAAAGCCTAAGCAACTGGACATGTTCGCCCAGTGA
- a CDS encoding TIGR03915 family putative DNA repair protein, producing MSTVIYTVDLSHAADVKTWRAASRRLDAAGVPPHQINWQIAGGAQTSLMTDMFKERTQPWTALPDTNMRKVPGTFVALANKIMCHRTEDRFTLAYRLYQRLRQSPRLMAILSDDDVHRARNLAKAVSRDAHKMKAFVRFREVSRADDPALPPHFVAWFEPSHHTLDATAPFFVRRYTGQTWSILTPDRCAHWDGAALTMTAGVPKSTAPRDDPAEDLWRTYFASTFNPARLMVKAMTSEMPKKYWHNLPEASLIAPLIENARTRCDAMMDTAPRPAARTTRVRQEHAVQAQKLAGIKLDGNDG from the coding sequence GTGAGTACCGTTATCTATACGGTGGACCTTTCCCACGCGGCTGATGTCAAAACGTGGCGCGCCGCAAGCCGTCGATTGGATGCCGCAGGCGTGCCGCCGCACCAGATCAACTGGCAGATAGCCGGTGGGGCGCAAACAAGCCTGATGACGGATATGTTCAAGGAGCGCACGCAGCCATGGACCGCACTTCCCGACACAAATATGCGCAAGGTGCCGGGCACATTTGTCGCGCTCGCCAACAAGATTATGTGCCACCGGACGGAGGATCGGTTCACCCTCGCCTATCGGCTGTACCAGCGTCTGCGCCAATCGCCGCGCCTGATGGCAATCTTGTCGGATGATGATGTTCATCGTGCGCGCAATCTGGCCAAAGCCGTGTCACGCGACGCACACAAGATGAAAGCCTTCGTGCGGTTTCGGGAAGTCAGCCGCGCAGATGATCCAGCGCTCCCGCCTCATTTTGTGGCGTGGTTTGAACCCTCGCACCACACGCTGGATGCAACAGCGCCATTCTTCGTGCGCCGCTATACCGGGCAGACATGGTCCATCCTCACACCCGATAGATGTGCTCACTGGGACGGTGCGGCGCTGACCATGACGGCGGGTGTTCCCAAAAGCACGGCTCCCAGGGATGATCCGGCGGAGGATTTGTGGCGCACATACTTCGCGAGCACGTTCAATCCTGCCCGCTTGATGGTGAAAGCAATGACCTCGGAAATGCCGAAAAAGTACTGGCACAACCTGCCTGAAGCGTCCCTCATAGCCCCCCTCATCGAAAACGCACGAACCCGGTGCGATGCAATGATGGATACGGCTCCCCGCCCGGCTGCACGAACCACCCGCGTCCGGCAGGAGCACGCGGTACAAGCCCAAAAGCTGGCCGGGATAAAGCTGGACGGGAACGATGGATAA